One part of the Ziziphus jujuba cultivar Dongzao chromosome 2, ASM3175591v1 genome encodes these proteins:
- the LOC107419056 gene encoding DNAJ protein JJJ1 homolog, which produces MASERRCHYEVLGLQRDCTTDEIRSAYKKLALQRHPDKLVKSGLSQAEATAQFQELSQAYEILSDPKERAWYDSHRSQILFADVNSANSVPDSVIPNLFSFFSNTVFSGYSDSGRGFYRVYSDVFNKIYATEVSFADRLGLGSGSVREAPAMGNLESPYAQVTAFYGYWLGFTTVMDFCWVDQYDAMAGPNRKSRRVMEEENKKLRKKARREYNETVRGLAEFVKKRDKRVIDMTVKKNLEMEKKREEERERKRRLEKERLERVMAYEEPEWAKLAEEEDEADNGFDEVEEEKKNVGKELYCVVCGKKFKSDKQWKNHEQSKKHREKVAEFRESIGNDEEFEDVEDGEDEGRAGMDDGVELVDDLRDQIRYGIQIGEEEEIEGSDENGFHDVDDGNEMEKVGEATGSNIEEGEDNDDDDEMGVLEAMISGRRNRKNGNGPNEHSSINAHIENDSDEDYNIRKSSRRKGGTRKDKNKKNGGDNQKDDMNGISIDHNKELNEDDDISFIGETSHFVGENENNGKEDDSFAKNKISKQPVDKKGTTKKDTNTKSKNSKGKKAKASSKHLSNTCEACGEEFESRNKLHQHLSNTGHATLKYR; this is translated from the coding sequence ATGGCGTCGGAGAGGCGGTGCCACTACGAGGTGCTGGGTCTCCAACGAGACTGCACAACCGACGAAATCCGCTCGGCTTACAAGAAGCTGGCTCTCCAGCGCCACCCAGACAAGCTCGTCAAGTCGGGCTTGTCCCAGGCCGAAGCCACGGCTCAGTTCCAAGAGCTATCCCAAGCCTATGAGATCCTCTCCGATCCCAAAGAGCGCGCGTGGTACGACTCGCACCGCTCGCAGATCCTCTTCGCCGATGTCAACTCGGCCAACTCGGTCCCCGACTCGGTCATCCCCAAcctcttctctttcttctccaACACCGTCTTTTCCGGGTACTCGGACTCGGGTCGCGGTTTCTACAGGGTCTATTCGGATGTATTCAACAAGATATACGCCACGGAGGTCAGCTTCGCCGATAGGCTAGGGTTAGGTTCGGGCTCTGTTCGTGAAGCTCCGGCTATGGGGAATTTGGAGAGCCCGTACGCTCAGGTGACGGCGTTTTACGGTTACTGGTTAGGGTTTACGACCGTGATGGATTTTTGCTGGGTGGACCAGTACGACGCCATGGCCGGCCCGAACCGGAAATCGAGAAGAGTAATGGAGGAAGAGAACAAGAAGCTTAGAAAGAAAGCGAGGAGAGAGTACAACGAGACGGTTCGTGGGTTGGCTGAGTTCGTGAAGAAGAGGGACAAAAGGGTAATTGATATGACTGTGAAGAAGAATTTGGAGATGGAGAAGAAGAGGGAAGAAGAGAGGGAGAGGAAGAGGAGGTTGGAGAAGGAGAGATTGGAGAGAGTTATGGCTTATGAGGAGCCTGAATGGGCTAAGCTAGCTGAGGAGGAAGATGAGGCTGATAATGGGTTTGATGAAGTtgaggaggagaagaagaatgTAGGGAAGGAATTGTATTGTGTGGTGTGTGGGAAGAAGTTTAAGAGTGATAAGCAATGGAAGAATCACGAGCAGTCGAAGAAGCACCGCGAAAAGGTGGCAGAGTTTAGGGAGTCAATTGGGAATGATGAAGAATTTGAAGATGTTGAGGATGGAGAAGATGAAGGAAGAGCTGGGATGGATGATGGGGTTGAGTTGGTTGATGATTTAAGGGACCAAATTCGTTATGGTATACAGATTGGGGAGGAGGAAGAGATTGAAGGGAGTGATGAGAATGGGTTTCATGATGTTGATGATGGAAATGAGATGGAAAAGGTCGGTGAAGCAACTGGTTCCAATATTGAAGAAGGAGaggataatgatgatgatgacgaaaTGGGTGTTCTCGAAGCAATGATTTCTGGACGAAGGAATAGGAAAAATGGGAATGGGCCAAATGAACACTCCTCGATCAATGCGCATATTGAGAATGATAGTGATGAGGATTACAATATCCGGAAAAGCTCGAGAAGAAAGGGTGGTACAAGGAAagataagaataagaaaaatggtGGAGATAATCAAAAGGATGACATGAATGGAATTAGTATTGATCATAATAAGGAGttgaatgaagatgatgatatttcATTCATAGGAGAGACTTCTCATTTTGTtggagaaaatgaaaataatggtAAGGAGGATGATtcttttgcaaaaaataagattTCAAAGCAACCTGTTGACAAAAAGGGGACTACAAAGAAAGACACTAACACAAAATCAAAGAACTCCAAAGGAAAGAAAGCAAAG